A genomic region of Brienomyrus brachyistius isolate T26 chromosome 6, BBRACH_0.4, whole genome shotgun sequence contains the following coding sequences:
- the LOC125744454 gene encoding piggyBac transposable element-derived protein 4-like, giving the protein MAEFVAEDVSDYSDTGTPELTDCEEEEEEVEADADIFLSKNGTISWSRRRLESVCPGKLPRELKLMSGLTRMASSQAKDVISTFKLFIPHSIEKIIMESTNLEGRRRFGDQWVEMDSTEFNAYLGLLILIGLYKSKGEAVANLWNFDTGRHIISGTMELERFRAISVAIRFARHETEVAEIAEDKLAPIRDIWELWVDKLGLLFNPDQDITVAERLIPFKGHCHFRQHVPNKPGKYAIKLWLACDSVSSYVWNVQLSTRKTAGESKKKNRGMRVALDLTKGLRGHTLFCDSFFTSYELGQLLLKRKMSMVGAVHRSRPELPLALCSAKARQVCSSKWVFTPSTTLVSYIPRKHKNVVFMSTFHKTVGLAHTKKEPRIILEYNRSMGAVKRLKKCTDAYSCRRETTRWPLALFFDMLDLSLHNSFVIWTKVSSTPDTQKLNKRSLFLQALGEALVTPAAQKRSPLSHNPFAGSIVRGISQAASVFTALESREVTEGTRKRCRFCKCSDVKTLSVCGKCGINVCKSHVAINCQACTK; this is encoded by the exons ATGGCGGAATTTGTCGCAGAAGATGTATCTGATTATTCTGACACTGGCACTCCGGAGTTAACGGactgtgaggaagaagaagaagaagtagAAGCAGACGCAGACATATTTTTGTCGAAAAATGGAACAATCTCTTGGTCCAGACGCCGGCTTGAGAGTGTATGTCCAGGCAAGCTGCCCAGAGAGCTCAAGCTCATGTCAGGACTAACAAGGATGGCTAGTTCTCAAGCAAAGGATGTAATATCTACATTTAAGCTGTTCATTCCGCACTCGATTGAAAAGATTATCATGGAAAGTACAAACCTGGAGGGAAGGCGGAGGTTTGGCGATCAGTGGGTTGAGATGGATAGCACCGAGTTCAATGCCTATCTTGGGCTGCTGATTCTTATCGGATTGTACAAGTCGAAGGGAGAAGCTGTTGCCAATCTTTGGAATTTTGATACTGGAAGGCATATAATTTCTGGCACAATGGAGCTTGAGAGGTTTCGTGCTATCTCGGTAGCAATTCGCTTTGCCAGACACGAAACAGAAGTTGCGGAGATCGCCGAAGACAAATTAGCGCCAATCAGAGATATATGGGAATTATGGGTGGACAAGCTGGGTTTGCTGTTCAACCCTGATCAGGATATCACTGTTGCCGAGAGGCTGATTCCGTTCAAAG GTCACTGTCATTTCCGACAACACGTGCCAAACAAGCCAGGGAAATATGCTATTAAATTATGGCTGGCCTGTGATTCCGTTTCCAGCTATGTCTGGAATGTACAGCTGTCCACAAGAAAGACTGCAGGAGAATCCAAGAAGAAGAATCGGGGTATGAGAGTGGCGCTGGATCTGACAAAGGGGCTGAGAGGTCACACCCTCTTTTGTGACAGTTTTTTTACCTCTTATGAGCTTGGCCAACTGCTGCTGAAAAGAAAAATGTCAATGGTGGGTGCTGTGCATCGTAGCAGGCCGGAACTGCCACTCGCTCTGTGCTCAGCCAAAGCTAGACAAGTGTGCTCCTCAAAATGGGTGTTCACCCCCAGCACCACACTTGTCTCCTACATACCAAGGAAGCATAAGAACGTCGTCTTCATGAGTACCTTCCACAAAACTGTTGGGCTGGCCCACACCAAAAAGGAACCTCGGATCATACTGGAATACAACAGGTCAATGGGAGCGGTTAAACGGCTGAAAAAATGCACTGATGCCTACAGTTGCAGACGAGAAACAACGCGCTGGCCCCTTGCGCTGTTTTTTGACATGCTGGATCTCTCACTCCACAATTCATTTGTTATTTGGACTAAGGTCAGCTCTACACCAGACActcaaaaattaaataaaagatcATTGTTTTTGCAGGCATTAGGAGAAGCCCTAGTTACTCCCGCAGCACAGAAGAGGTCACCTTTGTCCCATAATCCCTTTGCAGGATCAATTGTGAGGGGTATTTCACAGGCTGCCTCTGTATTCACTGCCTTAGAGTCAAGGGAAGTGACGGAGGGAACGAGAAAAAGATGCCGGTTTTGCAAATGCAGCGACGTCAAGACATTGTCGGTTTGCGGCAAGTGTGGAATAAACGTTTGCAAAAGTCACGTGGCTATCAACTGCCAAGCCTGCACAAAATAA